TGTGAAAAATTTGATTTGCAgttgagctcaaatatcaaaTACCTTTAACCAGAACTGCAGACTGTCCCGGCAGGTTCAAGTTCATTATCATATGTATTAAGAATACTATGAAATACTTGAGCTCtggctctctctgcctcacaaTCCTAGATCCTCGATTCTGATGTTTCTCTTGCGGAGTGGTCAGTGCGTGATTGCTTACCCAGGCCAAAGTGAGCCACTGGTTCCATCTCACACAGGTAGCCGGAGCCACCGTCGATGATGCGCATGTGGGATCCACTCTGGCGGGTGTAGACCACCACCTTGGCCCCGCGGGCGAAGGCGCCGTGCTGCGTGCGAGGGATGACTCGCAGCCAGTTGTTGGAGGAGCCCTTGGAAGATGGAGACACACATAGGTCATTTCACAAGCATAACTGGGCTCCAAGACATAAATATTActgtgttgataaaaaaaaggttttaatACAGTTTTAAAAGGTTTGTCTCCTTAAGGATAAAAAATTAATTGGTCAAGCagacaaaataaatcaaatccATTATTGTTAAACTGCTGTCAGAATAAAATGATATTGATAACGATACTGATAATGGTATTATTGATGAATAATAACTTATAGCCTTGTATTATTAAtaccttattattattattattattattattattattattattattattaattgcaTATCAACTTGACAGACCTGGCTAACTTTGAAGACAGATATGGGCTGTGTTGCACTCTCTCCATGAGCTACCAGCAGGTCAAGCATCCCATCACCATCAAAGTCAGTTATCGTGGCACCTGCCAATCAAATAATTGTTATTATGAACCCGCAAGTAAGATGCAACTCCATGGGTACTATTATGCATAACAGATGGAATATTGTATGTAAACCCTGAGGGTTGTGCTCACCTGTGCCACGGCCCTGAGGTTCAGCAGCATCACCTACATTCAGTTCCTCAATCTTGGGGTCAGAGTTCGCTCTCCTGCTTACTCTGTAAAGCAAAGGATTGGAATATTTGAGAGCAGCTCTCAGTTTCATCAGCATGCAAACAGTTCCATTGCAACTGCATTACATGCTTTGTTGGTCCCTGAGAATGGGAGAAACAcataataacaaaacaaaaaaaaacccaacaacaataaaaacattaaaacactGCAAGTCTGGGTTTTATGATGACTTGTTTTCTTGCGTTTACTATTTATTTGCAGGTCTTACCTGACCTAACACGTTCAGAGCTCAATGACTAGAAACAATAGAAGCACTGACGCTGTGCTGGTTACTTTTAGGGTCAACTTTGACGACCAACGATTAGACAGACCTGAAGATTCTGTTGGGGGAGTGGCCTCTGTAGGCGATGTTGTTGAAAAAGACTTCCAGCTCCTTGTCATTGTCAAAATCAGCAGTGATGACGGTGCGAATTGGAGAGGGTGTGGCAAAAGCCTTTGTGGCAATATTCTACAGAAAACACAAGAGAAACAGAAATGTTTAGGTCATAGTCATGTAGCACATAAAACTAGCAGGtgcatcagtttcttgagattGTTCAGTTTCTCCCTTATAAAGGTCCGCTAGCAAGCTAGAAAGCATGTTATAGTATAATCTACAAAATGCAATCTACAGTCTCTTCATTCGTCATATCCAAAAATGACACAAATCTTGCACTTCCAATCATCATCATCCAATCCTCCGGTGATTGACCAGAAACAAGTGGTCAACATAGTCACACAATtataacagatttttttttgctggcTTTAAGAACGACATACTTATCCTAGTCTATTAATCAAGTCATTCTTGAGAGGATTCCGATCTTACTTTAAACTTCTGGTTGCTTCCCTGCAAATAGAGCCGATGAGGACCATTCCAGTTGCCATAGACGATGTCTGTCTTGCCGTCTCCATTGAAGTCAGCCAAGGCCACCCCTCTTCCATGCTGGTGGCTGTCCTCTACACCTGCGGGAGCACACCAACAGGACAGTGTGAGAGATCAAATTAACCATAGAACTTTGGGAACCTGCAAACATTTTCACTGTAAAAAAGACAATGTTGATAAAATACTAATTATCAAAGGCAACTTGACACATTTGAGTTTTGAGTTTTCTCAGCTTTTTAGTACTGTTGTTTTCTTCACTACGGCTTTCAAGTTTGCCAACTTGAGTTATGGTAAAGGTAATGGTGAACTAAAAAGTTCACCTAATTTATAAATAAGAAAGCACCTGACAGGTGTGCGTTTAGCACTTACCAGCTTGTTTGGCCATGTCAGTAAACGTTCCATCCCCATTGTTCCGGAACAAGAAGTTGGGGCCATGCTCATTGTCACAGAAGACATCAGATCTGGTCTCACTTAGAATTGGCCCAACCACAACGCCACGCCCACCTGGAAATTAACATAGACATATTTTGATTTCAATAATGCAATGATTCAGTAAGGCTAACTTTGAAGAATCACTCGTTTCTCTACTAGTTCAGATCAACTAATTGTTTGCTTACTTactaaaaaaactaaataaaacaaacatggaCAACAGAGATCGTATCATAATGGTGAAGGAGTGTTAGCGAACTCTCTCACCCGTGTATTTGTTGACCCCGGCCTGAGCTGCCACGTCCACCAGGGCAATGATGCCTTTGCTGAGGTCACTGGAAGATTCATCCATCTCAATCAGTGCATGTGGGCCGACGTTACCACTGGCATAGTTAGCCACATACACAGAGTAGCGTCCTGTACCCTAAATTCATGAGCATGAAAGAAAGGCCAAAAGCCAAAAAATTGGTCAAAGGGCTTACAGTGttagtatggaccctttcaagagagttccattatcagcatcatagttggccccacaagacttcctttttaacattccatatgttatctgcagaggaagtagattggggcccaaatagaacgttcaagcattgtttttgtttttattgttgaaagggtctatagttccACGTAGAGGATTGACCCAAATGGCCAtttctttctttaaaaaaaaacaaaacaatagcaTGTAACTGAATCAAATGTGACAGATAAAATAAGTAACCAACTATCTGTTGGTTACTGTCACTGTTTTGCATACTGACTGATTGTGTGcacagaaataaatgaaaagaagGTACATTAAGCTGAAGACATTGTTGGATGAACTATGTCATTGATATTTGGCTAATGGTTTGGTTTGTCTACCCTTCTGTCCACACAGGCCACAGATCTGCCCGCCATCTTGTTGGCAACACCCCGGCGCTGGTTGAGGTCGTCACTCAGAAGGTCCTCGAAGCGGCCGTTACGGAACTTAAACAGCTTGTCAGAGTAGGTCGCCCGACCTTTGTGAGGAACATCCAATAAGTTTTGATACATTCCGTGtcacaacaaaaaaagatgTGACAACAACTAACAGTCTGATTGGCATGCAATTAGGCAACAATATAGAAAAAGTTCATACTCAAAAGTGGAACTACAAGACATGTTCAAACCTCTTCATCTTCAAAGTCATACTCAGCAATATTTCAACACTTTCATGCACAGATATGATACAATATAATACTAATTTAGTAACCCTAGATTAACCCTTCAATTTCATGACATTGAAATTCACTTTGTTCAGCTGCCATACAACATAACATACAGCATATCTCAGTGAGAGTGTGATGATGGGTGTCTCTCCTCTGGGACAGTCGGTGTACCTGAGTAAGCGTTGTTGGTGTTGAGGAAGTAAATCTCCTCCCGCCCATCCCCGTCCACGTCGCATGCCGTCACACCTATGGCGTTACCCCGAGGGTCCCTTAGGGCATAGTAGGGAGAGCTGCTGTCGTCAACGGCAATGTTCACGAGTTTCCTCTGGCTGCGGTCATACTTCAGTATGAGGTTGGGGCCAT
This window of the Alosa alosa isolate M-15738 ecotype Scorff River chromosome 7, AALO_Geno_1.1, whole genome shotgun sequence genome carries:
- the crtac1a gene encoding cartilage acidic protein 1a isoform X2, coding for MKTLWCLVFCLTYGLSQTQSMFSVVTDTVLPPDAFHNPTQLNYGMAVTDVDGDGDLEVVVAGYNGPNLILKYDRSQRKLVNIAVDDSSSPYYALRDPRGNAIGVTACDVDGDGREEIYFLNTNNAYSGRATYSDKLFKFRNGRFEDLLSDDLNQRRGVANKMAGRSVACVDRRGTGRYSVYVANYASGNVGPHALIEMDESSSDLSKGIIALVDVAAQAGVNKYTGGRGVVVGPILSETRSDVFCDNEHGPNFLFRNNGDGTFTDMAKQAGVEDSHQHGRGVALADFNGDGKTDIVYGNWNGPHRLYLQGSNQKFKNIATKAFATPSPIRTVITADFDNDKELEVFFNNIAYRGHSPNRIFRVSRRANSDPKIEELNVGDAAEPQGRGTGATITDFDGDGMLDLLVAHGESATQPISVFKVSQGSSNNWLRVIPRTQHGAFARGAKVVVYTRQSGSHMRIIDGGSGYLCEMEPVAHFGLGNDVVVSVEVYWPDGQSMARALQEGEMNSALEITYPREGEQAVLTSDAQCGSGFTLNQNGRCTGTN
- the crtac1a gene encoding cartilage acidic protein 1a isoform X1, which codes for MKTLWCLVFCLTYGLSQTQSMFSVVTDTVLPPDAFHNPTQLNYGMAVTDVDGDGDLEVVVAGYNGPNLILKYDRSQRKLVNIAVDDSSSPYYALRDPRGNAIGVTACDVDGDGREEIYFLNTNNAYSGRATYSDKLFKFRNGRFEDLLSDDLNQRRGVANKMAGRSVACVDRRGTGRYSVYVANYASGNVGPHALIEMDESSSDLSKGIIALVDVAAQAGVNKYTGGRGVVVGPILSETRSDVFCDNEHGPNFLFRNNGDGTFTDMAKQAGVEDSHQHGRGVALADFNGDGKTDIVYGNWNGPHRLYLQGSNQKFKNIATKAFATPSPIRTVITADFDNDKELEVFFNNIAYRGHSPNRIFRVSRRANSDPKIEELNVGDAAEPQGRGTGATITDFDGDGMLDLLVAHGESATQPISVFKVSQGSSNNWLRVIPRTQHGAFARGAKVVVYTRQSGSHMRIIDGGSGYLCEMEPVAHFGLGNDVVVSVEVYWPDGQSMARALQEGEMNSALEITYPREGEQAVLTSDAQCGSGFTLNQNGRCTDFNECKMKPPVCPESLPLCTDTYGAYVCRPKRKCAEGYRSAHGGRACVAVPGGHRSSSPPQLQPSLLGLLLPPGSLMLGLLSPPGSLTSL